The Thermoleophilaceae bacterium genome includes the window CCCGCCGCCGCTCAGGTTGGTCAGCTCGAGCTGCCGCGGAGCGTTGGGATCGCCGTTCGGGTCGGCGTGGACGAAGGCGAGCTGCTTGCCCAGCGGCGAGGCGAGCACGAACAGATCGCTCCCGGACGTCACCTGGTGCTGAGCGCCGCCCTTCGGGCTGATCGACCAGATCGTCACCGGCGCGAGCGACCCCACCACGGGCTTCTCCCGCTCGTACAGGATGCTCTTGCCGTTCGCGGACCACGTGGGCGCGAAGTAGGGGTCGGTGTTCACGTCACCGCTCGTCAGGTGCTTCAGGCCGGTGCCGTTCGAGTTCACCACGCCGATGCCGCCGTTTTGATGGTTGACGGTGCCGAAGCTCACCCACAGGAACGCGATCGTCCGGCCGTTCGGCGAGAACGCGGGCGACGTCTCGGACACGCGCCGCGTGCGGGTGATGTCGCGCTCCTTGCCGCCCTTCGGACCCATCACGTAGATCTCCGAGGACGGCGACTTGATCTTCTGGAACGCGATCAGCCCGTTCTTCCCCGGAAATGCGGCATTGGCGGCCGGGGCTGCGGTTAGAGCCAGGAGTGTGACCGTGAGAACGCTGCGAGCCCTCACGGGGCAACCCTAACCGGGTCCGGCCTCTATTGCAGAGCGCACTTCCGCCTCAGTGGGTGTGGGGCCGAAGCTGGTGAGGCACCAGGTTGCGCCGGCGGCCTCCCAGGGGCTTGGATCCGTGCCCGGCGGATACTCGACGACGATCTCGAACGGGGCGGATGGGTCGGGCCGGTGCTCATTCACGTACGCCACCATCTCCTCGAGCTGGTCAGGCTCATCCTGGTCGATCGGGAAGAGCCCGTCCCAGCGTGCCGCGCGCCGCATCGGGCGCTTGTTCGGCCAGCGCGCCGCCACCCACACCGGAATCCGGGGCCGCTGCAGCGGGCGCGGCTCGAACTCCCCGTCCCAGAACTCCACGAGCCGGTCCATGCCCTCGTCGAGAAGCCGGGCGCGCTCCCGCGCGTCCACCACCTCGCCGAAGGGCTCGAGCTCCCCGTTGTTGTGGCTGCCCAGGCCGATTCCGAACACGAGACGGCCGCCACTCAGGAGGTCGAGCGAAACGGTTTCGCGCGCGAGCTTGTGGATGCGGCGGCGCGACAGCGGCGTGACGAGCGGGCCGATGCGCATTCGCTCGGTCGCGCAGGCGATCGCGCTCATCGCCACCCAGGGATCCGCCAGCGCGCTCGTGGGCGGCCTGTAGTTCACGTGGTCCCAGAGGAAGAAGCCGTCGAAGCCGCGCTTCTCGGCGTCCGCGGCGAGCCGCGCGAGCAGGCGCGGGTCCGACAGCTCGTCGAAGGGCGCGACGAATATCCCGCGCTTCGACCTCATGCGGGATCCAGTTCGAAGACCATTCCCGCGATCTCCACGTCGTCACCCGGCTCGAAGCCGGCGGACTCGAGCGCGCGGATCACACCCATCGCGCGGAGGCGGTCCTCCACGTAGCGCTGAGCGTCCTCGTTGTCCATGTCGTGGCGCGCGATCAGCCGCTCCACACGCCCGCCGGACACGCGGTAGGCGCCATCCCCGAGGCGCTGCACGCGGAAGGCGTCGTCGGCGCCCGGGCGGTACACCCGGTGCTCGGCTGCGGCCTCCTGCGGCTCCGTCGCGCCCGGTGGCTGTTCGCCCGGCACGCGCAGGAAGATCGCCTCCACGAGCTCGTCGAGCCCAAGTCTCGTGGCCGAGGACGTGACCACCACCTGCACGCCGAGCCGCTCCTCCCACTCGGCCTTTGCGGCCGCGGCCTGCTCCGGCGGCACGAGGTCCGCCTTCGACAGGCAGAGGATGCGCGGCAGCCGCTCGAGCCCTGCCCCGTAGCCGGCAAGCTCGGCCTCCACGGTCTCGTGGTTCTTC containing:
- a CDS encoding LLM class flavin-dependent oxidoreductase gives rise to the protein MRSKRGIFVAPFDELSDPRLLARLAADAEKRGFDGFFLWDHVNYRPPTSALADPWVAMSAIACATERMRIGPLVTPLSRRRIHKLARETVSLDLLSGGRLVFGIGLGSHNNGELEPFGEVVDARERARLLDEGMDRLVEFWDGEFEPRPLQRPRIPVWVAARWPNKRPMRRAARWDGLFPIDQDEPDQLEEMVAYVNEHRPDPSAPFEIVVEYPPGTDPSPWEAAGATWCLTSFGPTPTEAEVRSAIEAGPG